Proteins encoded by one window of Nitrincola iocasae:
- the ihfB gene encoding integration host factor subunit beta, which translates to MRSYRQSDEHSSILVEETMTKSELIERLIEQHPQLSVKDVELAVKTMLDHMTEALSDGDRIEIRGFGSFSLHYRAPRIGRNPKTGEAVSLDAKYVPHFKPGKEMRDQVNSSMNAS; encoded by the coding sequence ATGCGCTCGTATCGGCAGAGCGATGAGCATTCATCGATTTTAGTGGAGGAAACCATGACAAAATCAGAGCTTATTGAACGCCTGATAGAGCAGCACCCGCAATTATCAGTTAAGGATGTGGAATTGGCCGTGAAGACCATGCTCGATCACATGACCGAAGCTTTATCCGATGGTGATAGAATCGAGATTCGCGGTTTTGGCAGCTTTTCGCTGCATTACCGCGCCCCGCGTATTGGACGCAATCCTAAAACAGGCGAGGCGGTTTCGCTCGATGCGAAATATGTGCCTCATTTCAAACCCGGGAAAGAGATGCGGGATCAGGTAAACAGCAGTATGAATGCCAGCTGA
- a CDS encoding lipopolysaccharide assembly protein LapA domain-containing protein, whose translation MRFLKRLSVVVVALLVLLAGILFTLHNMTPVQIDLIFFTLPQASLSLWLLGAFAIGGLLGVLLSSVVVLSLKTRLYYLNKKMVSARQEINKLRTSSLKDPA comes from the coding sequence GTGCGTTTTCTGAAACGTTTGAGTGTTGTGGTTGTTGCGTTGTTGGTATTGCTGGCGGGGATACTGTTTACCCTGCACAACATGACGCCAGTGCAAATAGATCTGATTTTCTTCACGCTACCGCAAGCCAGTCTGTCTCTGTGGTTGCTGGGGGCATTTGCTATCGGTGGGCTTCTCGGTGTGCTGCTGAGTTCAGTGGTAGTGCTGTCTCTGAAAACCCGGCTTTACTATCTGAACAAAAAGATGGTTTCAGCACGTCAGGAAATCAATAAGTTGAGAACATCGAGTCTGAAAGATCCGGCCTGA